A single region of the Bdellovibrio sp. GT3 genome encodes:
- the topA gene encoding type I DNA topoisomerase: MAKKTEAASDGIKLVIVESPTKAKTIRKFLGRDYVVESCMGHIRDLPQSAKDIPEKVKKEKWAQLGVNVDKNFEPLYCVPKDKLKVVKNLKDKLDEASELYLATDEDREGESISWHLLEVLKPKVPTKRMVFHEITKDAIQKALKDTREIDFNLVRAQEARRVLDRLVGYTISPLLWKKVAYGLSAGRVQSVAVRLIVERELERIRFKKSSYWGVLAELSKDGINFESRLQQYNSQRVATGKDFDGLTGQLTAGKDVLVLGEKEASKLSSDLKNGGWIVSDVEEKPTFRKPAAPFITSSLQQEANRKLGLSARETMQVAQKLYEQGFITYMRTDSTFLSNEAINASRDCITTKYGKEYLTPQPRTYAAKKVKGAQEAHEAIRPAGTQFQDPDETGLTGHQFKLYDLIWKRTIASQMVDARQKQVSAKITVGDAIFGASGMTIEFPGFLRAYVEGSDDPEADLAEREVRLPALKAKDSVKCMKLDPTSHETKPPARYTEASLVQTMEKEGIGRPSTYASVIGTIIDRGYVRKGGTALIPTFTAMIVSKLLSSYLTQYVDLGFTSEMEQSLDHIADGDLDWESYLASIYKGPKGLRAMVDNQEAKIDPDEARTMSLEGMDKYKFHVGRYGAYLTTKRDGEDVSASVPDNESPADITPEIAEKLIDQKINGADALGKDPKTDEPIYVLSGRYGPYVQLGDVSPENDKPKRASLPPNMQPEQVDLQTALDLLSLPRSLGDHPGTGKDIKAGLGRFGPFIVHDGDYRSIPKGESVLNITFERAMEMLSQPKKGRGKAAALRDLGAHPETGEVIQVFNGPYGPYFKSGKVNASLPEGATVESVTLEQAVAAINEKGPAKGSKGKGKAKAAAKPKAAKAAKGEAKAAAPKKNLKSAESAKEKAQALGVKKVVTRKKK, encoded by the coding sequence ATGGCCAAAAAAACCGAAGCGGCATCTGATGGCATCAAGTTGGTCATCGTGGAGTCCCCGACAAAAGCAAAAACCATTCGCAAGTTCCTGGGCAGGGACTATGTGGTGGAGTCTTGTATGGGTCATATCCGCGATTTGCCGCAATCCGCAAAAGACATCCCTGAAAAAGTAAAAAAAGAAAAATGGGCGCAGCTGGGCGTGAACGTCGATAAAAACTTCGAGCCTTTGTACTGTGTTCCTAAAGACAAACTCAAAGTCGTAAAGAACCTGAAAGACAAACTTGACGAAGCCTCAGAGCTTTACCTCGCGACGGACGAAGACCGCGAAGGGGAGTCTATCAGCTGGCATTTGCTTGAAGTTCTAAAACCTAAAGTTCCAACCAAGCGAATGGTGTTCCATGAGATCACCAAGGATGCGATCCAAAAGGCGCTTAAAGACACGCGTGAGATCGACTTCAACCTGGTACGTGCACAGGAAGCACGTCGCGTATTGGACCGTTTGGTGGGTTATACGATCTCTCCACTTCTTTGGAAGAAAGTGGCCTACGGTTTATCAGCGGGTCGCGTGCAATCCGTGGCCGTGCGTTTGATCGTTGAACGTGAGCTTGAGCGCATTCGCTTTAAAAAGTCCTCTTACTGGGGTGTTTTGGCGGAACTATCCAAAGACGGAATCAACTTTGAATCCCGCTTGCAGCAATACAACAGCCAGCGTGTGGCAACCGGTAAGGACTTTGATGGTCTTACAGGTCAGTTGACCGCTGGAAAAGACGTTTTGGTTCTGGGTGAAAAGGAAGCTTCAAAACTTTCCTCTGATCTGAAAAACGGCGGCTGGATTGTTTCTGATGTCGAGGAAAAACCAACATTCAGAAAACCGGCGGCTCCTTTTATTACTTCAAGCTTGCAACAGGAAGCCAATCGTAAGTTGGGCTTGTCGGCGCGTGAGACCATGCAGGTCGCACAAAAACTGTACGAACAAGGTTTTATCACCTATATGCGTACGGACTCTACGTTCTTGTCTAACGAGGCTATCAACGCTTCTCGTGACTGCATTACGACGAAGTACGGTAAAGAGTATCTGACTCCGCAACCGCGCACGTATGCTGCTAAAAAAGTAAAGGGCGCCCAAGAGGCCCATGAAGCGATTCGTCCCGCGGGGACTCAGTTCCAGGATCCCGATGAGACGGGTCTAACGGGTCATCAATTTAAACTTTACGATTTGATCTGGAAACGTACGATTGCATCGCAAATGGTGGATGCTCGTCAAAAGCAAGTCAGTGCAAAAATCACGGTGGGTGATGCGATCTTCGGCGCCTCTGGTATGACGATCGAGTTCCCGGGGTTCTTGCGTGCTTACGTGGAAGGGTCGGATGATCCTGAAGCTGATTTGGCCGAGCGCGAAGTGCGCTTGCCGGCACTAAAAGCCAAAGACTCTGTAAAGTGTATGAAATTGGATCCGACATCCCATGAAACCAAACCTCCAGCACGTTATACCGAGGCAAGCCTTGTACAAACGATGGAGAAAGAGGGGATCGGTCGTCCGTCCACTTACGCATCTGTTATCGGTACAATCATCGACCGTGGTTACGTTCGTAAGGGCGGCACAGCTTTGATCCCGACCTTCACTGCGATGATCGTTTCAAAACTTTTAAGCAGCTATCTGACTCAGTATGTGGACTTGGGCTTTACCTCTGAAATGGAGCAAAGCCTGGATCATATCGCCGATGGCGACCTTGACTGGGAAAGCTATCTGGCTTCCATCTACAAAGGCCCTAAAGGTCTGCGCGCGATGGTTGATAATCAGGAAGCGAAAATTGATCCGGATGAAGCGCGTACGATGTCGTTGGAAGGCATGGATAAATATAAATTCCACGTCGGCCGTTATGGCGCTTACCTGACAACGAAACGTGATGGCGAAGACGTGAGTGCTTCCGTACCGGACAACGAATCTCCAGCGGACATCACTCCGGAGATCGCAGAGAAATTGATTGATCAAAAAATCAATGGTGCGGATGCCTTGGGTAAAGACCCTAAAACCGACGAGCCTATTTACGTGCTAAGTGGTCGCTATGGACCTTATGTTCAATTGGGAGATGTGTCGCCTGAAAATGACAAACCAAAACGTGCGTCGCTTCCGCCGAACATGCAACCAGAACAGGTTGATTTGCAGACGGCGTTGGATCTGTTGTCATTGCCAAGAAGCTTGGGTGATCACCCGGGCACAGGTAAAGACATCAAGGCGGGCTTGGGTCGTTTTGGTCCATTCATCGTTCATGACGGGGACTATCGTTCGATTCCAAAAGGCGAAAGCGTGTTGAACATCACGTTTGAACGCGCGATGGAAATGTTGAGCCAACCTAAAAAAGGCCGCGGTAAAGCCGCAGCTCTTCGTGATTTGGGTGCGCATCCTGAAACGGGTGAAGTGATTCAGGTTTTCAACGGTCCATACGGTCCGTATTTCAAGAGTGGTAAGGTCAACGCTTCGTTGCCAGAGGGAGCGACTGTCGAGTCGGTCACACTGGAGCAAGCCGTAGCAGCCATCAACGAAAAGGGGCCTGCGAAGGGCTCTAAAGGAAAAGGCAAAGCGAAAGCTGCCGCAAAACCTAAAGCTGCGAAAGCCGCCAAAGGTGAAGCAAAAGCCGCCGCTCCGAAAAAGAACCTGAAGAGTGCGGAGTCAGCGAAAGAAAAAGCCCAGGCATTGGGTGTTAAGAAAGTCGTGACCCGTAAAAAGAAGTAG
- a CDS encoding HAD family hydrolase: MKPISTFTNSLQFLLTDIDDTLTDEGLLGAEAYAAMWELHNAGIKVIPVTGRPAGWCEMIARVWPVSGIVGENGGFYFRYHDKKMHRHFFFDEQTQKNNRAKLNQLEKEILQKVPGCDLASDQFCRLMDLAIDFCEDVPALPKSEVQNIVDIFKSHGAQAKVSSIHVNGWFGSYDKLSMSLKFLATEFGIDAEAAKKVCGFSGDSPNDEPMFQYFPNSFAVANIQNFVDQIKHQPTFVAKKRGGMGFTEIASAILKYK; this comes from the coding sequence ATGAAACCAATTTCCACATTCACAAATTCGCTTCAGTTCTTACTTACCGACATCGATGACACACTGACAGATGAAGGACTTTTGGGAGCAGAGGCCTATGCCGCCATGTGGGAATTGCACAATGCGGGAATCAAAGTAATCCCCGTCACCGGTCGTCCGGCGGGATGGTGCGAGATGATCGCACGTGTGTGGCCTGTCAGTGGGATTGTTGGCGAGAACGGTGGCTTCTACTTCCGCTATCACGACAAAAAAATGCACCGCCATTTTTTCTTTGATGAGCAAACTCAGAAAAACAACCGCGCGAAACTAAACCAACTGGAAAAAGAAATTCTACAAAAGGTTCCGGGCTGTGATCTGGCGAGTGATCAGTTTTGCCGCTTGATGGATCTGGCAATTGATTTTTGCGAAGACGTCCCGGCCCTGCCAAAATCAGAAGTTCAGAATATCGTGGATATTTTCAAGTCCCATGGAGCGCAAGCCAAAGTCAGCTCCATTCACGTGAATGGTTGGTTTGGTTCTTACGACAAACTCTCGATGTCGCTTAAATTTTTGGCAACTGAGTTTGGTATCGACGCCGAAGCCGCCAAAAAAGTGTGCGGCTTTAGTGGTGACTCCCCGAATGACGAGCCGATGTTTCAGTATTTTCCAAACAGCTTTGCGGTGGCAAACATCCAAAACTTTGTTGATCAAATTAAACATCAACCCACATTTGTGGCTAAAAAACGTGGCGGAATGGGATTTACCGAGATCGCCAGTGCCATTCTGAAATACAAATAG